The following coding sequences lie in one Oryza brachyantha chromosome 10, ObraRS2, whole genome shotgun sequence genomic window:
- the LOC102705850 gene encoding CBS domain-containing protein CBSX5-like, whose translation MEARLLGNEVSDLCIGKPAVRSLPLSAATGDLAALLRRGPPQAAAGGAGGACVAAVVAAGPARAVAGRLGLADVLCFLCAAPGALAHPAAALSKPVSALLPKDGAGEVRRVDPRASVLEAIDAVLSGAQVLAVPLRSGGRRKQLGGGGGGGGGDFCWLTQEDLVRYFLNSISLFSHVAGRSISSLGLVRADDVLSVRPHEAALSAVPLLRRAIATETAVAVVDDYGHLVGEISPALLASCDETAAAAVATLSVADLMAYIDYFGSPPEHISRAIKAGLKSKGLDAMLELVENEAVSSFAFSSSSSSDDEAHGRAAKLRRPSSGSYGRRSTEEPVVCSPASSLVAVMMQALAHRASYLWVLDEDDDCRLAGIVTFVDVLRVFREQLQ comes from the exons ATGGAAGCGCGCCTGCTGGGTAATGAGGTGTCGGACCTGTGCATCGGCAAGCCGGCCGTGAGGTCGCTCccgctctccgccgccaccggggaTCTCGCCGCGCTCCTGAGGAGGGGCCCGccgcaagcagcagcaggaggggcAGGGGGGGCCTGCGtcgcggccgtcgtcgccgccgggccggcgcgcgccgtcgccgggaggctcggtctcgccgacgtGCTCTGCTTCCTCTGCGCCGCCCCCGGGGCGCTCgcccaccccgccgccgcgctctccaAGCCCGTCTCCGCGCTCCTCCCcaaggacggcgccggcgaggtccgCCGCGTCGACCCCCGCGCCAG TGTGTTGGAGGCGATTGATGCCGTCTTGAGCGGCGCGCAGGTGCTCGCCGTCCCTCTCCGCTCCGGCGGCCGCAGGAAacagctcggcggcggtggtggcggcggcgggggcgactTCTGCTGGCTGACGCAGGAGGACCTCGTGCGCTACTTCCTCAACTCCATCTCCCTCTTCTCCCATGTCGCCGGCCGCTCCATCTCCTCCCTCGGCCTCGTGCGCGCCGACGACGTCCTCTCGGTGCGGCCCCACGAGGCAGCCCTGTCCGCCGtgcccctcctccgccgcgccatcgccacggagacggccgtcgccgtcgtcgacgactACGGGCACCTCGTCGGCGAGATCTCCCCGGCGCTGCTCGCGTCGTGCGACgagacggcggccgcggccgtcgcCACGCTGTCGGTGGCCGACCTCATGGCGTACATCGACTACTTCGGCTCTCCGCCGGAGCACATCTCGCGCGCGATCAAGGCCGGCCTGAAGAGCAAGGGCCTCGACGCCATGCTCGAGCTGGTGGAGAACGAGGCGGTGTCATCCttcgccttctcctcctcctcctcgtccgaCGACGAGGCCCACGGCCGGGCCGCGAAGCtgcgccgcccgtcgtcggGGAGCTACGGGCGCCGCTCGACGGAGGAGCCCGTGGTGTGCAGCCCCGCGAGCTCGCTGGTGGCCGTGATGATGCAGGCGCTCGCGCACCGCGCCAGCTACCTGTGGGTGctcgacgaagacgacgactgCCGCCTCGCCGGGATCGTCACGTTCGTCGACGTGCTCAGGGTGTTCCGGGAGCAGCTGCAGTGA
- the LOC102706135 gene encoding E3 ubiquitin-protein ligase AIRP2-like — MRKAYKDSLKVLEADIQHANTLASEFPREYDGACLQMRLSYSPAAHIFLFLVQWTDCSLAGALGLLRILVYKVYVDGTTTMSTHERKASIKEFYAVIFPSLLQLQRGITDTEDKKQQAVCMERYRRRDEDERNSLSEIDAEREEECGICMEMNSKVVLPNCTHAMCLRCYQDWNSRSQSCPFCRDNLKKTDPGDLWIYVEDQDVVDMETVSRENLRRLFMYINKLPLIVPDVIFSIYDTHIK, encoded by the exons atGCGGAAGGCGTACAAGGACTCGCTCAAGGTGCTCGAAGCTGACATCCAGCACGCCAACACCCT GGCGTCTGAATTTCCCCGGGAGTACGATGGCGCTTGCCTGCAGATGCGCCTCTCGTACAGTCCCGCGGCGCATATATTCCTCTTCCTGGTGCAGTGGACTGACTGCAGCCTCGCCGGGGCTCTCGGCCTGCTGAGGATCCTCGTGTACAAG GTTTATGTCGACGGGACGACGACAATGTCAACCCATGAGAGGAAAGCCAGCATCAAAGAATTCTATG CTGTGATATTTCCTTCTCTGCTGCAACTGCAAAGGGGAATCACTGATACGGAGGACAAAAAGCAGCAGGCCGTGTGCATGGAGAGGTACAGAAGGAGAGACGAGGATGAAAGAAACAGCTTATCTGAAATTGATGccgagagagaagaggaatgTGGGATTTGCATGGAGATGAACAGCAAAGTGGTGTTGCCCAACTGCACCCATGCTATGTGCCTCAGATGCTACCAGGACTG gAATTCAAGATCACAGTCCTGCCCATTCTGCCGTGACAACTTGAAGAAGACTGACCCAGGTGACTTGTGGATCTATGTCGAGGACCAAGATGTGGTTGACATGGAGACTGTGTCAAGAGAGAACCTCAGACGGCTGTTCATGTACATAAACAAGCTGCCCTTGATTGTTCCGGATGTCATCTTCAGTATTTATGATACCCACATAAAATGA